The window AAATTGGCAGTAGGGTATCCCAAATCCCTTCCTCTGCCGTCGCCTCTTATTACGGTACCTAACACCGAAACAGGTCTGCCTAACATCATTTTAGCCTTTTGCAGATCTCCCTGAACAATACTTTTTCGTATTGCAGTACTGCTTATCACCTCGCCTTCAAGTTTTACCGGTTCACAGGAGACAACTTCAAAGTCACACTCCTCTGCAAAATTACGAACCATGGAAGCATCCCCTCTTCTCCCCTTTCCGAACCTGCAGTTGAATCCAAGTACCACCACTTTAGCGCCAAGCCAACCATGTATTATATCAGCGATAAAGTCCTCTGCTTCAGTTTCAGCAGTCTTTTGATTAAATTCCAGAACAACCGTTATGTCAACACCTAAACTTTTGAACAGGACCAGACGATGTTCAAGCGATGTAATGCATGACTGCGAATTTTTTAAAACATAGCTCCTTGGATGGCGATCAAAGGTAACCACAATTGATCCGCCTCCCTGAGTGTTTGCAATCCCTATAATCTCCTGAATAACCTTCTGGTGGCCAAGGTGAACACCATCAAACATACCTAAAGTAACAACGGGAAGAGTGAACCTCTTTGGTAATTCCCTTATACCAAAAACTGTATCCAATGTATCCTCTCTGTCTGAATTTAGCTTCTATCATTCCCTAGCTGAGCCTTCTGATTTAACCATGGTTCCCATTCCTGCAAAAAGGCGAATTGTTTTTCCGCCAGATACTTTGCCATTATGGACTCTTTCTCTTTCTCAAATCCAGCAGGATCAATTTTTTTCCTGTCGACCAACGTTACCAGGTAACAGGCACGTTCACCTTTTTCTTTTACGGAAATGGCTGACTCCCCAATTTCCAGGCCAAAAACCGTTGCGGCGAGTTCCGGGTTATCCTGCCCGAGTACAGCCACATAGCTATTTTCACCGAAAATACCGGGTCTCGTGAAATAGTCGGTTTCTACTATCTTCAGCTCGCCTGTACCACTATCAATAGATTTCACACCCTCTTCAAATGTTG is drawn from Candidatus Scalindua sp. and contains these coding sequences:
- a CDS encoding bifunctional riboflavin kinase/FAD synthetase, translating into MDTVFGIRELPKRFTLPVVTLGMFDGVHLGHQKVIQEIIGIANTQGGGSIVVTFDRHPRSYVLKNSQSCITSLEHRLVLFKSLGVDITVVLEFNQKTAETEAEDFIADIIHGWLGAKVVVLGFNCRFGKGRRGDASMVRNFAEECDFEVVSCEPVKLEGEVISSTAIRKSIVQGDLQKAKMMLGRPVSVLGTVIRGDGRGRDLGYPTANLNLHHEIRPPAGVYATRAILGSREYRALTNIGMRPTFKEASRDAEPLVEVHVIDFDGSLYGEDLEVQFLYKLREEIRFRDAEELKLQLENDVAAYADRFPKKILTD